From one Streptomyces sp. NBC_01478 genomic stretch:
- a CDS encoding alkaline phosphatase family protein — protein sequence MAELTRRRLLGSAAGALGGAAALSLLPPSVQKAVAAEPPKNGSLRDIEHVVMLMQENRSFDHYFGTLSGVRGFADPHARKLDTGRSVFYQPDAVNPKGYLLPFHLDTHTSSAQAIPSTSHAWSVQHQAWNNGKMDQWLPAHRAADGVNGPYVMGYYTREDIPFQFALAETFTICDNYFCSVFGPTWPNRLMWMTGSIDPGGTQGGPIISNVAPTPYRWTTYAERLQNAGVSWKVYQEEDDYGTNMLEQFASFRNAQPGSDLYERGVRPQPHGTFEDDARNDRLPTVSWICPTSYQSEHPDYLPAAGADYVASKIEAIASNPKVWRKTAFILNYDENDGLFDHVVPPTPPAGTKDEFIQGLPIGGGFRVPAIIISPWTVGGWVASEAFDHTSALQFLERFTGVEEPNVTDWRRETFGDFTTAFRFRDARPRSPRLPHDTAEQLEKAQEEVATLPKPTLPGADQKFPHQERGRRPHV from the coding sequence ATGGCCGAGTTGACACGTCGTAGACTCCTGGGTTCGGCCGCGGGCGCGCTGGGCGGCGCCGCGGCGCTCTCCCTCCTCCCGCCGAGCGTCCAGAAAGCCGTCGCCGCCGAGCCGCCGAAGAACGGCTCGCTGCGGGACATCGAACACGTCGTCATGCTGATGCAGGAGAACCGGTCGTTCGACCACTACTTCGGAACCCTGTCCGGCGTTCGCGGATTCGCCGATCCGCACGCACGCAAACTCGACACCGGGCGCAGCGTCTTCTACCAGCCGGACGCCGTGAACCCGAAGGGCTACCTCCTCCCGTTCCACCTCGACACCCACACCTCCAGCGCGCAGGCCATCCCGTCCACCAGTCACGCATGGTCGGTGCAGCACCAGGCCTGGAACAACGGCAAGATGGACCAGTGGCTGCCCGCCCACCGCGCGGCCGACGGCGTCAACGGCCCCTATGTGATGGGCTATTACACGCGCGAGGACATCCCGTTCCAGTTCGCGCTCGCCGAGACCTTCACCATCTGCGACAACTACTTCTGCTCGGTGTTCGGACCGACCTGGCCCAACCGGTTGATGTGGATGACCGGTTCGATCGACCCCGGCGGCACCCAGGGCGGCCCGATCATCAGCAACGTCGCGCCGACGCCCTACCGTTGGACGACGTACGCGGAACGCCTCCAGAACGCGGGCGTGAGCTGGAAGGTGTACCAGGAGGAGGACGACTACGGCACCAACATGCTGGAGCAGTTTGCCTCGTTCAGGAACGCGCAGCCCGGGTCCGACCTGTACGAGCGGGGTGTACGGCCGCAGCCGCACGGCACGTTCGAGGACGACGCGCGCAACGACCGGCTGCCGACGGTGTCGTGGATCTGCCCCACGAGCTACCAGTCGGAACACCCGGACTACCTCCCGGCCGCCGGTGCCGACTACGTCGCGTCGAAGATCGAGGCGATCGCCTCGAACCCGAAGGTGTGGCGCAAGACCGCGTTCATCCTCAACTACGACGAGAACGACGGCCTGTTCGACCACGTCGTCCCGCCGACGCCGCCCGCGGGCACGAAAGACGAGTTCATCCAGGGCCTGCCGATCGGCGGTGGCTTCCGCGTCCCCGCCATCATCATCTCGCCCTGGACCGTGGGCGGTTGGGTCGCCTCGGAGGCCTTCGACCACACCTCGGCGCTGCAGTTCCTGGAGCGGTTCACCGGCGTCGAGGAGCCGAACGTCACCGATTGGCGCCGGGAGACCTTCGGCGACTTCACCACCGCGTTCCGCTTCCGCGACGCCCGCCCGCGCTCGCCCCGGCTGCCCCACGACACGGCGGAGCAGTTGGAGAAGGCACAGGAGGAAGTGGCGACACTCCCGAAGCCCACGCTGCCGGGCGCGGACCAGAAGTTCCCGCACCAGGAACGCGGCAGACGCCCGCACGTCTGA
- the mftA gene encoding mycofactocin precursor MftA (Mycofactocin is a small molecule electron carrier derived from the final two amino acids, Val-Tyr, of MftA, the mycofactocin precursor. It plays a role in redox homeostasis and the metabolism of alcohols and aldehydes in Actinobacteria, including Mycobacterium tuberculosis.), producing MNELQSVPTVPANENQAEEPVTEQQLIEADDLIEEISIDGMCGVY from the coding sequence ATGAACGAACTCCAGTCCGTACCGACCGTCCCGGCCAACGAGAACCAGGCCGAAGAGCCCGTCACGGAACAGCAGTTGATCGAGGCCGACGACCTCATCGAGGAGATCTCCATCGACGGCATGTGCGGTGTCTACTAG
- a CDS encoding fructosamine kinase family protein, which translates to MSLDLRLVDRSYAVPVIEGESPGQAVARLTGCAVIGERPLSGAVTEVALDGGQSVVVKGDAAPGAVRAEAAGLRWLADAGTVRVPAVRGQVGNWLVTDHVPTGSPSARAAVRFGRDLAALHASGAPAFGAPPPGGPTDAYIGLAPMRNEPAPDWPNWYAGQRVLPYLRRAVDAGTLSTSEGKTVERVCERLPELAGPAEPPARLHGDLWDGNVLWGADGQVWLIDPAAHGGHRETDLAMLHLFGCPHLPEVLDGYRESAPLAPGWADRIGLHQLFPLLVHVVLFGRGYAERALSAARAALTG; encoded by the coding sequence ATGTCTCTCGATCTACGGTTGGTTGACCGGTCGTACGCTGTTCCCGTGATCGAAGGCGAGAGTCCGGGGCAGGCGGTGGCCCGGCTCACCGGGTGCGCGGTGATCGGCGAGCGTCCGTTGTCCGGGGCGGTCACCGAAGTCGCGCTCGACGGTGGGCAGTCGGTGGTGGTCAAGGGTGACGCGGCGCCGGGCGCGGTGCGGGCCGAGGCGGCGGGGCTGCGCTGGCTGGCGGACGCCGGGACGGTCCGGGTGCCCGCAGTGCGGGGACAGGTCGGGAACTGGCTGGTCACCGACCACGTCCCGACCGGGTCACCGAGCGCGCGGGCCGCCGTCCGGTTCGGCCGCGACCTGGCCGCCCTGCACGCCTCCGGCGCACCCGCGTTCGGCGCACCGCCGCCCGGTGGTCCGACGGACGCGTACATCGGGCTTGCGCCGATGCGCAACGAGCCGGCCCCCGACTGGCCCAACTGGTATGCCGGGCAACGGGTGTTGCCCTACCTGCGCCGCGCGGTCGACGCAGGCACGCTGAGCACCTCCGAGGGCAAGACGGTCGAGCGGGTCTGCGAGCGGCTGCCCGAACTGGCCGGTCCCGCCGAGCCGCCCGCGCGACTGCACGGGGATCTGTGGGACGGCAACGTGCTGTGGGGTGCCGACGGACAGGTCTGGCTGATCGATCCGGCCGCACACGGCGGACACCGGGAGACCGACCTGGCGATGCTGCACCTCTTCGGCTGCCCACACCTGCCCGAGGTCCTGGACGGCTACCGAGAGTCCGCGCCACTCGCCCCCGGCTGGGCCGACCGGATCGGCCTGCACCAACTGTTTCCGCTGCTGGTGCACGTGGTGCTGTTCGGCCGCGGCTATGCGGAGCGGGCACTGTCGGCGGCACGGGCGGCCCTGACCGGGTGA
- a CDS encoding AAA family ATPase produces MTTPSSPARLIVLRGNSASGKSSVATGLRERYGRGIALVRQDVIRREVLRERDIPGGANIGLIDLTVRHALAHGFHTVLEGMLYVAHYGEMLAALLADHPGRTHCYYLDVPFEETLARHATKPIADEVTEHQLREWYRPLDVLPGDVETVVPAASPLEATVERVLRESGLSDVSRSTVG; encoded by the coding sequence GTGACAACGCCCTCCTCCCCCGCCCGGCTGATCGTGCTGCGCGGCAACAGCGCCTCCGGAAAGAGCTCGGTAGCCACCGGTCTGCGTGAGCGGTACGGCCGGGGCATCGCCCTGGTGCGCCAGGACGTCATCCGCCGCGAGGTGCTTCGTGAGCGTGACATCCCCGGCGGCGCGAACATCGGCCTGATCGACCTGACCGTCCGGCACGCTCTGGCGCACGGCTTCCACACCGTGCTGGAAGGCATGCTCTACGTCGCGCACTACGGCGAGATGCTGGCCGCTCTGCTCGCCGACCATCCGGGCCGCACGCACTGCTACTACCTCGACGTGCCCTTCGAGGAGACCCTGGCCCGGCACGCCACGAAGCCCATCGCGGACGAGGTCACAGAGCACCAACTCCGTGAGTGGTACCGGCCGTTGGACGTGCTGCCCGGTGACGTCGAGACGGTGGTCCCGGCTGCGAGCCCGCTGGAGGCGACGGTGGAGCGGGTGCTGCGGGAATCCGGCCTGTCCGATGTCTCTCGATCTACGGTTGGTTGA
- the mftB gene encoding mycofactocin biosynthesis chaperone MftB (MftB, a small protein, is a peptide chaperone that assists the radical SAM enzyme MftC in performing two modifications to the C-terminal Val-Tyr dipeptide of the mycofactocin precursor peptide, MftA. MftB's role is analogous to the role of PqqD in the biosynthesis of PQQ, a cofactor that derives entirely from a Tyr and a Glu in the precursor PqqA.), with translation MTAPTLDRALGLHPQVSVRPEPFGALLYHFGTRRLTFLKDRRLLAVVESLADAPTARAACLAAGVEEAELPRYGRALAALAESSMLVGRTP, from the coding sequence ATGACCGCGCCGACCCTCGACCGCGCCCTCGGCCTGCACCCCCAAGTCTCGGTACGCCCCGAACCGTTCGGCGCGCTCCTCTACCACTTCGGCACCCGCAGGCTGACGTTCCTCAAGGACCGCAGACTCCTCGCCGTCGTCGAGTCCCTCGCGGACGCCCCCACGGCCCGCGCCGCCTGTCTGGCGGCGGGCGTCGAGGAGGCCGAACTGCCGCGCTACGGACGGGCGTTGGCCGCCCTCGCCGAGTCGTCGATGCTCGTCGGAAGGACCCCATGA
- the mftR gene encoding mycofactocin system transcriptional regulator (MftR, the mycofactocin system transcriptional regulator, is an uncharacterized TetR family DNA-binding transcription factor. Its role is inferred by context. It occurs as part of the biosynthesis locus for mycofactocin, a partially characterized electron carrier derived from the terminal Val-Tyr dipeptide of the precursor peptide MftA, through a radical SAM enzyme-mediated process.) yields MDGENGEQGQRQTRTGRPPATSRAALERVGFELFARQGFDRTTVDDIATAAGIGRRTFFRYFASKNDLVWGDFEAELVKLDGLLTAADPAVPMMDALRGAVVEFNRFDPAAVPWHRQRMALILRVPTLQADSTVRYASWRTLVTEFAARRTGRGASELLPRLIGHTVLAACIAAYEHWLTDEQADLGGLLDLGLCQLAAGFDGPALP; encoded by the coding sequence GTGGACGGTGAGAACGGTGAGCAAGGACAGCGGCAGACCAGAACGGGCCGACCGCCCGCGACCTCGCGGGCCGCACTCGAACGCGTGGGCTTCGAGCTGTTCGCACGGCAGGGATTCGACCGGACGACCGTCGACGACATCGCCACCGCGGCAGGCATCGGCCGCCGTACCTTCTTCCGCTACTTCGCCTCCAAGAACGACCTGGTGTGGGGCGACTTCGAGGCCGAACTGGTCAAGCTCGACGGCCTGTTGACGGCGGCGGATCCGGCCGTCCCGATGATGGACGCGCTGCGCGGCGCGGTCGTCGAGTTCAACCGTTTCGACCCGGCGGCCGTGCCCTGGCACCGGCAGCGCATGGCGCTCATCCTGCGGGTCCCGACCCTTCAGGCCGACTCGACCGTGCGCTACGCCTCGTGGCGCACCCTCGTCACGGAGTTCGCCGCACGGCGCACCGGCAGGGGGGCCTCGGAGCTGCTGCCCCGGCTGATCGGCCACACCGTCCTGGCCGCGTGCATCGCCGCCTACGAACACTGGCTGACGGACGAACAGGCGGACCTCGGCGGCCTGTTGGACCTCGGCCTATGCCAACTCGCGGCCGGTTTTGACGGCCCGGCCCTTCCCTGA
- a CDS encoding PP2C family protein-serine/threonine phosphatase: MTDAEIDYAAVFQGLPGMVALLTPDLVYADANEEFLRMSGRTREQVVGRFLFDVFPDNPNDPAATGMRNLETSLRRVLSTGERDAMALQRYDVESTACPGQWDQRYWSPVNAPLLDPDGKVVLLVHRVEEVTELIRARGGPGSSRTRVLEAELYTRARELQEVNERLRSAHAREREVALALQEAMLPTRRQSAVHQIAVRYRPAVGSLNVCGDWYDVVGLVGGDRIGVSVGDVVGHGLAAAGVMGQLRSALSATSRVADGPAQALDVLGRYAHVVDGAESATVVTTFVDFDRHTITYSSAGHPPPALVHPDGRVEFLDRATDPPLDARPDPMPRPQATTAFSPGSTLVLYTDGLIERRREDIDKGLARLADSLVRHRNTDPEALADAVLLELLPHGGATDDTALVIVRL, translated from the coding sequence ATGACGGACGCGGAGATCGACTACGCGGCGGTGTTCCAGGGGCTGCCCGGCATGGTGGCCCTGCTGACGCCCGACCTGGTGTATGCGGACGCCAACGAGGAGTTCCTGCGCATGTCCGGCCGCACCCGTGAGCAGGTCGTCGGCCGCTTCCTCTTCGACGTCTTCCCCGACAACCCGAACGACCCGGCCGCCACCGGCATGCGCAACCTGGAGACCTCGCTGCGCCGCGTCCTGTCCACGGGCGAACGCGACGCCATGGCCCTCCAGCGCTACGACGTCGAGTCGACGGCCTGCCCCGGGCAGTGGGACCAGCGCTACTGGAGCCCGGTCAACGCACCCTTGCTCGACCCGGACGGCAAGGTCGTCCTCCTCGTCCACCGGGTCGAGGAGGTCACCGAACTGATCCGGGCCCGCGGCGGCCCCGGCAGCAGCCGCACCCGGGTACTGGAGGCCGAGCTGTACACCCGCGCCCGCGAACTCCAGGAGGTGAACGAACGGCTGCGCAGCGCCCACGCCCGCGAACGCGAGGTCGCCCTGGCCCTCCAGGAAGCGATGCTGCCCACCCGCCGGCAGAGCGCGGTCCACCAGATCGCCGTCCGCTACCGGCCCGCCGTCGGCTCCCTCAACGTCTGCGGCGACTGGTACGACGTGGTCGGCCTGGTCGGCGGCGACCGCATCGGCGTCTCCGTCGGGGACGTCGTCGGCCACGGCCTGGCCGCCGCCGGCGTCATGGGCCAACTGCGCAGCGCCCTGAGCGCCACCTCCCGGGTCGCGGACGGCCCCGCCCAGGCCCTGGACGTCCTGGGCCGCTACGCCCACGTCGTCGACGGCGCCGAATCCGCCACCGTGGTCACGACGTTCGTCGACTTCGACCGGCACACCATCACCTACAGCAGCGCCGGACACCCGCCGCCCGCCCTGGTCCACCCCGACGGCCGCGTGGAGTTCCTGGACCGGGCCACCGACCCACCGCTCGACGCCCGTCCCGACCCGATGCCCAGGCCGCAGGCCACCACCGCGTTCTCCCCGGGCTCCACCCTGGTCCTCTACACCGACGGCCTGATCGAACGCCGCCGCGAGGACATCGACAAGGGCCTGGCCCGCCTCGCCGACTCCCTGGTCCGCCACCGGAACACCGACCCCGAGGCCCTCGCCGACGCCGTACTCCTCGAACTCCTCCCGCACGGGGGCGCCACCGACGACACGGCCCTGGTCATCGTGCGGCTCTGA
- a CDS encoding CHAT domain-containing protein — translation MPNENGGVAQLYGEPFDSGLAQAEEYQLGADLTAAVAVYEELLALAESFEDSPDVRFLRAHLLANIASVRLVATDLAGAEDANTRSRALLDGIASEPMGPQGRQLWLEMLLRTLIADADLLRRTGRLDEALARLDEAALRLPEFHDPDGLRTSELGLTRVHLLMERGEWGAAEEQASALLATTPETAVETVPRLLVALGLICSSTGRFEAAEDFFARAEDRFRESGDTGEQRTLLAHRAYAALHRGELDLAERLFAEASAFFEGQRRFGDLAVCEQARAFLAGRRGDTIGAEELLAASLARFERLGASIGAADTMLLGAQHAYERGDIDEMKRLAQAARDVYQEREVYERCAQVDLMLARTLEDNLNRTDHGDRERESIANALSLALPAALALEAARYDFATAHARSQWLELADEAMRLVFRLAIRRQDQGLLFELAEHRCAGASLALNRTPPSVPVEDPASVFPNAAMKVMDAYDRAEGTMALGGVAAEAAASVGLRVAPPPKVRMSAQSGPGRVALQEYIAAAEFRYHRRIAHEDAVPFWITDDLTNRPVVQVRLADAGDLLMTWTWAGGARGFGTGHGPGAEVDAAVQVLADALPAAGDGAEGMRRAFDSGALASYDSERRLARVLAEALWPEQLTAQLRQVAERAGRPLIRIQPSPRVAQVPWELLSVDDGTDVRLIDLADVVTTAPASLRPREPAPATTPSSDTDPVVLVLDPRVPGFRADSPLGSVLGPPGSDPELVSLVRRRLDAGAVVPSVATPAEAFRRTDLDRDWLSGVLRKGARRLMYVGHVSGAPVEGGQSEDGTLHLCCAAGATGLAEPLRTHRPLSAKDLLLGSLPLRADGEPGGRIWPAPPRVALIGCESGGDLRFAESFGLATAMLYNGAELVTATRWVLPTSFAFHQLARLPDSVRPLSEAIIAVDAAHEDDDPVHSLGAWQREQLDRWRADGGVEHSPLLWAAMTCIVV, via the coding sequence ATGCCGAACGAGAACGGTGGGGTGGCGCAGCTCTACGGTGAGCCCTTCGACAGCGGTCTGGCCCAAGCCGAGGAGTATCAGCTCGGTGCCGATCTCACCGCAGCGGTCGCCGTCTACGAGGAGTTGCTGGCCCTGGCCGAGTCCTTCGAGGACTCGCCGGACGTCCGGTTCCTGCGCGCGCATCTGCTGGCGAACATCGCGAGTGTCCGGCTCGTCGCCACCGACCTGGCCGGGGCGGAGGACGCCAACACGCGGTCCCGCGCGCTGCTCGACGGCATCGCGTCGGAGCCGATGGGGCCGCAGGGCCGGCAACTGTGGCTGGAGATGCTGCTGCGGACACTGATCGCCGACGCCGACCTGCTGCGCCGGACCGGGCGCCTGGACGAGGCGCTGGCCCGGCTCGACGAGGCGGCCCTCCGCCTGCCCGAGTTCCACGACCCCGACGGGCTGCGCACCTCCGAACTCGGCCTGACCCGGGTGCACTTGCTGATGGAGCGGGGCGAGTGGGGAGCCGCCGAGGAACAGGCGTCGGCGCTGCTGGCCACCACTCCGGAGACGGCGGTGGAGACCGTCCCCCGGCTGTTGGTCGCCCTGGGTCTGATCTGCTCCTCGACCGGGCGGTTCGAGGCGGCCGAGGACTTCTTCGCCCGCGCCGAGGACCGCTTCCGGGAGTCCGGAGACACCGGTGAGCAGCGGACACTGCTCGCGCACCGGGCGTACGCCGCGCTGCACCGGGGCGAACTCGACCTGGCGGAGCGGTTGTTCGCCGAAGCGTCCGCGTTCTTCGAGGGACAGCGGCGGTTCGGGGACCTCGCGGTCTGTGAGCAGGCGCGTGCCTTTCTCGCCGGCCGGCGCGGCGACACCATCGGCGCGGAGGAGCTGCTGGCGGCGAGCCTGGCCCGGTTCGAGCGGCTCGGTGCCTCGATCGGCGCCGCCGACACCATGCTGCTGGGCGCCCAACACGCCTATGAGCGGGGCGACATCGACGAGATGAAGCGGCTGGCCCAGGCAGCCCGGGACGTGTATCAGGAGCGGGAGGTGTACGAGCGGTGCGCGCAGGTCGACCTCATGCTCGCCCGCACCCTCGAGGACAACCTGAACCGGACGGACCACGGCGACCGCGAGCGGGAGTCGATCGCCAACGCGCTCTCCCTCGCCCTGCCCGCCGCACTGGCCCTGGAGGCGGCACGCTACGACTTCGCGACCGCCCACGCGCGCAGCCAGTGGCTCGAACTGGCCGACGAGGCCATGCGGTTGGTGTTCCGCCTCGCGATCCGCCGCCAGGACCAGGGCCTGCTCTTCGAACTGGCCGAACACCGGTGCGCCGGCGCCTCGTTGGCGCTGAACCGCACACCACCCTCCGTGCCGGTCGAGGACCCCGCGTCGGTGTTCCCGAACGCGGCCATGAAGGTCATGGACGCCTACGACCGCGCCGAGGGCACGATGGCGCTCGGCGGTGTCGCGGCGGAGGCCGCCGCCTCGGTCGGGCTGCGGGTCGCGCCGCCGCCGAAGGTGCGGATGTCGGCCCAGTCCGGGCCGGGCCGCGTCGCGCTCCAGGAGTACATCGCGGCGGCCGAGTTCCGCTATCACCGGCGGATCGCGCACGAGGACGCGGTGCCGTTCTGGATCACCGACGACCTGACGAACCGCCCCGTCGTCCAGGTCCGACTGGCCGACGCCGGCGACCTGCTCATGACCTGGACATGGGCGGGCGGCGCCCGGGGGTTCGGCACCGGTCACGGTCCCGGTGCCGAAGTCGACGCGGCGGTACAGGTGTTGGCCGACGCGCTGCCGGCGGCGGGCGACGGGGCGGAGGGCATGCGGCGGGCGTTCGACTCGGGCGCGCTGGCCTCGTACGACAGTGAGCGCCGGCTCGCACGGGTGCTGGCCGAGGCGTTGTGGCCGGAGCAACTGACCGCGCAGCTACGGCAGGTGGCGGAGCGGGCGGGCCGTCCGCTGATCCGGATCCAGCCGTCGCCCCGCGTCGCCCAGGTGCCCTGGGAACTCCTCTCCGTCGACGACGGCACCGACGTACGGCTCATCGACCTGGCGGACGTGGTGACCACCGCGCCGGCGTCGCTGCGGCCACGGGAGCCGGCGCCCGCAACGACACCGAGCAGCGACACGGACCCGGTCGTTCTCGTCCTCGACCCCCGTGTCCCCGGCTTCCGCGCCGATTCTCCGCTCGGCTCGGTCCTGGGGCCGCCGGGCTCCGACCCGGAGCTGGTGTCCCTGGTCCGGCGCCGCCTCGACGCGGGCGCCGTCGTCCCGTCCGTCGCGACGCCGGCGGAGGCCTTCCGCCGTACGGACCTGGACCGGGACTGGTTGAGCGGTGTACTGCGCAAGGGTGCCCGCAGGCTGATGTACGTCGGCCATGTGAGCGGCGCGCCGGTCGAGGGCGGGCAGAGCGAGGACGGCACCCTGCACCTGTGCTGCGCCGCGGGGGCCACCGGCCTGGCCGAGCCGCTGCGCACGCACCGGCCACTGTCCGCCAAGGACCTCCTGCTGGGCTCGCTCCCGCTGCGCGCGGACGGTGAGCCGGGCGGCCGGATCTGGCCCGCGCCGCCCCGGGTCGCCCTCATCGGCTGCGAGAGCGGCGGCGATCTGCGGTTCGCCGAGTCGTTCGGCCTGGCGACGGCGATGCTGTACAACGGCGCCGAGCTGGTCACCGCGACCCGCTGGGTCCTGCCGACCAGTTTCGCCTTCCACCAACTGGCCCGACTCCCGGACTCCGTACGCCCGTTGTCGGAGGCGATCATCGCCGTCGACGCGGCTCACGAGGACGACGACCCCGTGCACAGCCTCGGCGCCTGGCAGCGCGAGCAGCTCGACCGCTGGCGCGCGGACGGCGGTGTCGAGCACTCGCCGCTGCTGTGGGCGGCGATGACGTGCATCGTCGTGTGA
- the mftG gene encoding mycofactocin dehydrogenase MftG, whose amino-acid sequence MSRPDVIVVGAGGSGAPLAARLSEDPDRGVLVLEAGPVPRQRPAFTRELLDARLVPGAQPGHPAVQPYAVHLTPRRPYTVVRGRLLGGSTTVNGGYFVRARRQDFERWSTVGGAAWSYDRVLPLLRSLENDLDYGETESHGSGGPMRIRRTGLRHPAAVAFRSAAQELGFPEEPDKNAQGTPGFGPVPSNSVDGMRVNTGAGYLLEALDRPNLTVEGRSSVRRVVIERGRATGVVVERDGRRTTLECGEVVLCAGAFASAHLLHLSGIGPCDKLERLGIAVVANSPAVGARFGDHPQLVLEWRPRRPLPEPVDSWLGGCLHLSSSDGDHPGGDLEILQSLVPMAGLVGGTVSVPGAPLAFLASVQSPRLSGRLRTRSADAATPPSVDYGYLETGEDRRRLREVARATAALVATDAFREVSLGLLEPGPEVLADDRLLDRWTEARLGTSHHTCGTVPMGPADDPGAAVDRYGRVHGVVGLRVADTSILPTAPLRGPAATAVLVGELVADAMRRDLP is encoded by the coding sequence TTGAGCCGCCCGGACGTCATCGTGGTGGGGGCGGGCGGCAGCGGCGCGCCGCTGGCCGCGCGGCTGAGCGAGGACCCCGACCGCGGTGTGCTGGTGCTGGAGGCGGGTCCCGTGCCACGCCAACGCCCTGCTTTCACACGGGAGTTGCTGGACGCACGGCTCGTGCCGGGCGCGCAGCCCGGGCATCCCGCCGTCCAGCCGTACGCCGTCCACCTCACACCGCGACGGCCCTACACAGTCGTACGGGGGCGTCTTCTCGGCGGTTCGACGACCGTCAACGGCGGCTACTTCGTGCGGGCCCGACGCCAGGACTTCGAGCGGTGGTCGACGGTGGGAGGCGCTGCCTGGTCGTACGACCGGGTGCTCCCACTACTGCGCTCCCTGGAGAACGATCTCGACTACGGCGAGACCGAGTCGCACGGTTCCGGGGGGCCGATGCGCATCCGGCGCACGGGACTGCGGCACCCCGCCGCCGTGGCTTTCCGGTCGGCCGCCCAGGAGTTGGGCTTCCCCGAGGAACCCGACAAGAACGCCCAGGGCACGCCCGGGTTCGGGCCCGTGCCGTCCAACTCGGTGGACGGGATGCGCGTCAACACCGGCGCCGGCTATCTCCTGGAGGCGCTCGATCGCCCCAACCTCACGGTGGAGGGCAGGAGTTCGGTGCGGCGCGTCGTCATCGAGCGCGGGCGGGCGACCGGCGTCGTCGTCGAGCGCGACGGGCGTCGTACGACTCTGGAGTGCGGCGAAGTCGTGCTGTGCGCCGGGGCGTTCGCTTCCGCCCATCTCCTGCACCTGTCGGGCATCGGACCGTGCGACAAACTGGAGCGCCTGGGCATTGCGGTGGTCGCCAACTCCCCTGCCGTAGGCGCCCGGTTCGGCGACCATCCGCAACTGGTGCTGGAGTGGCGGCCACGGCGGCCACTGCCCGAGCCCGTCGACTCCTGGCTCGGCGGATGCCTACACCTGTCCTCGTCGGACGGCGACCACCCGGGTGGCGATCTGGAGATCCTCCAGTCGCTCGTTCCCATGGCGGGTCTGGTCGGCGGAACGGTGAGCGTGCCCGGCGCGCCCCTCGCGTTCCTGGCGTCGGTGCAGTCGCCCCGGCTCAGCGGCCGGCTGCGCACGCGTTCCGCCGACGCCGCCACTCCCCCGAGTGTCGACTACGGCTATCTGGAGACCGGCGAGGACCGGCGACGGCTGCGCGAAGTCGCCCGCGCCACAGCCGCGTTGGTCGCCACCGACGCGTTCCGGGAGGTGTCCCTCGGGCTGCTGGAGCCAGGACCGGAGGTGCTGGCGGACGACCGGTTGCTCGACCGCTGGACGGAGGCGCGGCTCGGTACTTCGCACCACACCTGCGGCACGGTTCCGATGGGACCCGCCGACGATCCCGGGGCGGCTGTCGACCGGTACGGGCGGGTGCACGGTGTCGTCGGGCTGCGGGTCGCGGACACCTCGATTCTGCCGACCGCGCCGTTGCGCGGGCCGGCGGCCACCGCCGTGCTCGTCGGCGAGCTTGTCGCCGACGCGATGCGGCGCGACCTGCCGTAG